The following are from one region of the Paenalkalicoccus suaedae genome:
- a CDS encoding YjiH family protein produces MKNQGSAWKFLLFSLLGIGLFMMPITAGDDITIPIAFIAGLVQDAIAGALPTILVIVIIISFLGTLIYKGFRPDWMNNELYTRLFDVNVFWFIVRLVAVILAVMTLFQIGPEAVWSGDTGGLLLEGLLPTLFVIFFFAALFLPLLLNFGLLEFFGGLLTKVMRPLFTLPGRSSVDTLTSWLGDGTVGVILTNQQYEQGYYTKREAAVIGTTFSVVSITFSLVIISELGLNEYFLPFYGTVILAGVVCALIMPRIPPLSLKSDEYMNGQTGQLDESVPEEYKGQSFATVRYGFDQAKIRADKNTSVSSFFKDGGKNVLDMWLAVAPVVMAFGTIGVIVAEFTPVFNWIGAPFVPILEFMQVPEAAEAAPTILIGFTDMFLPAILGSGIESEMTRFIIACLSVSQLIFLSEVGGVLLGSKIPVRFIDLVIIFLERTIISLPIIVLIAHLIF; encoded by the coding sequence ATGAAAAATCAAGGCAGTGCTTGGAAGTTCCTTTTATTCTCCTTACTAGGTATCGGGCTATTCATGATGCCAATTACGGCTGGTGACGATATCACGATTCCGATCGCATTTATCGCCGGTCTTGTTCAGGATGCAATCGCAGGAGCACTTCCAACTATTTTAGTTATCGTCATTATTATTAGTTTTCTAGGTACGCTTATCTATAAGGGATTCCGTCCCGATTGGATGAATAACGAGCTCTACACACGACTATTTGACGTTAATGTATTCTGGTTTATCGTTCGTTTAGTAGCCGTTATATTAGCAGTCATGACACTATTTCAAATCGGTCCAGAAGCTGTATGGTCCGGGGATACAGGCGGACTACTATTAGAAGGTTTATTACCAACTCTGTTTGTTATATTCTTCTTTGCAGCGCTCTTCCTACCGTTACTATTAAACTTTGGATTACTCGAATTTTTCGGTGGACTATTAACAAAGGTCATGCGTCCTCTTTTCACTTTACCAGGTCGATCTTCTGTTGATACATTGACTTCGTGGTTAGGTGACGGAACAGTCGGGGTTATTTTAACAAATCAGCAGTATGAGCAAGGCTATTACACAAAGCGTGAAGCTGCTGTAATTGGTACAACTTTCTCTGTTGTCTCTATTACATTTTCTTTAGTTATTATTAGTGAATTGGGTCTTAACGAATATTTTCTTCCGTTCTATGGAACAGTCATTTTAGCAGGTGTTGTCTGTGCGCTTATCATGCCACGTATTCCACCTTTATCATTAAAGTCGGATGAATACATGAATGGACAAACTGGTCAATTAGATGAATCTGTTCCTGAAGAATATAAGGGGCAATCATTCGCAACTGTTCGCTACGGATTTGACCAAGCAAAAATTCGCGCAGATAAAAATACAAGTGTCTCAAGCTTCTTTAAAGACGGAGGTAAAAACGTTCTCGATATGTGGCTCGCGGTTGCACCAGTTGTTATGGCATTCGGTACAATTGGGGTTATCGTCGCTGAATTTACGCCAGTCTTTAACTGGATCGGGGCACCATTCGTTCCTATCCTGGAGTTCATGCAAGTACCGGAAGCGGCGGAGGCCGCACCGACTATTTTAATCGGATTTACCGATATGTTCTTACCGGCTATTTTAGGGTCAGGGATTGAAAGTGAGATGACAAGGTTCATTATCGCCTGTCTCTCTGTTTCTCAGCTTATCTTCCTATCAGAGGTCGGTGGGGTACTACTCGGCTCTAAAATTCCTGTTCGTTTTATTGACTTAGTGATTATCTTCTTAGAACGTACGATTATTTCGTTACCAATCATCGTATTAATTGCACATTTGATTTTTTAA
- a CDS encoding alanine/glycine:cation symporter family protein — MIDFVGAVSDVVWGIPTLILIVGTGLYLTVRLGFLQFRTLFYSLKLVFTPTPDDGKSKGDISHYQALTTALAATIGTGNIAGVATAVVLGGPGAVFWMWITALLGMATKYAEAILAVKYRIQNSKGEYSGGPMYYIERGLKLKWLAVLFAFFGAFAAFGIGNMVQSNSVALALDETFNVPGFVTGLVLTVLAGLVIFGGIKSIGRVTAFFVPFMALFYVLAGLIIIFLNFDLVPAAVGLIFSDAFTGQAVAGGAIGAVIRWGVARGVFSNEAGLGSAPIAAAAAKTDYPGRQALISMTQVFIDTIIVCSITGIVIVMGDLYIGGETGSALTSQTFEFFLGGWGSIIVAIGITFFAFSTILGWSYYGEKCFSYLFSDATIPFYRAAFIIAVFFGTVAELNLVWAIADVFNGLMAIPNLIGLIGLTGVVVSETNRFLKVAREEKARKLT, encoded by the coding sequence ATGATTGACTTTGTTGGCGCTGTCTCCGACGTTGTTTGGGGCATACCAACGCTTATCTTAATTGTAGGAACGGGACTTTACTTAACGGTTCGGCTCGGATTTTTACAATTCCGAACACTCTTTTACTCGCTAAAGCTTGTTTTCACTCCCACACCAGATGATGGGAAATCCAAAGGTGACATCTCTCACTACCAAGCTTTGACCACCGCACTAGCGGCCACGATAGGTACCGGTAACATAGCCGGTGTTGCAACTGCCGTTGTACTCGGGGGACCTGGTGCTGTCTTTTGGATGTGGATTACCGCACTTCTTGGGATGGCGACGAAATATGCCGAGGCTATTTTAGCGGTTAAATACCGTATTCAAAATAGTAAGGGCGAATACTCTGGTGGTCCGATGTACTACATTGAACGAGGACTTAAATTGAAGTGGCTCGCTGTTCTCTTTGCCTTTTTCGGAGCTTTTGCCGCATTCGGTATTGGTAACATGGTGCAGTCCAACTCCGTTGCGCTCGCTTTGGATGAAACGTTTAACGTGCCTGGCTTCGTAACCGGACTTGTATTAACCGTCTTAGCGGGACTCGTTATCTTTGGCGGAATTAAATCGATCGGTCGCGTAACAGCCTTCTTCGTTCCGTTCATGGCTTTATTCTATGTATTAGCAGGACTTATTATTATATTCTTAAACTTTGACCTTGTACCAGCAGCTGTTGGACTTATTTTTTCTGACGCATTCACTGGTCAAGCTGTTGCCGGTGGTGCCATTGGTGCTGTTATTCGCTGGGGTGTTGCGCGAGGAGTCTTCTCCAACGAAGCAGGTCTCGGGTCGGCCCCTATTGCTGCGGCTGCCGCAAAAACCGATTATCCTGGACGCCAGGCTCTCATCTCTATGACGCAGGTGTTTATCGACACGATTATCGTCTGTTCGATCACAGGTATCGTTATCGTCATGGGTGATCTTTACATCGGTGGTGAAACCGGGTCGGCGCTGACCTCACAAACGTTTGAGTTCTTCTTAGGCGGCTGGGGTAGCATCATCGTCGCAATTGGTATTACCTTCTTCGCTTTCTCTACAATCTTAGGTTGGTCTTATTATGGAGAAAAGTGTTTTAGCTACTTATTTAGCGATGCAACCATTCCTTTTTATCGTGCAGCCTTTATTATCGCTGTCTTCTTCGGAACAGTTGCCGAGCTAAACCTTGTATGGGCTATTGCCGATGTCTTTAACGGTCTGATGGCAATTCCTAACTTAATTGGACTCATCGGATTAACCGGTGTCGTTGTGTCTGAGACAAATCGATTCTTAAAAGTAGCACGGGAAGAAAAAGCACGTAAGCTTACTTAA
- a CDS encoding transglutaminase family protein gives MKYQIEHLNVLNYEAPVDQSLNQIRLKPRTDECQRLLTYRPEITPVSLTKEFSDLWGNNVESFFIAEPHKELIVKSTSVVSIQKSPFIRMVQFSDEMDKIFKSDLFHNHYLSFLNDTDSTFLTKQQMDEANAEIGEESNPVEYMLKVMNYMYEKFTYDPDATVVNTRATEAFDLKRGVCQDLTHVMLGLLRAKGIPSRYVSGYLYVGENSALVGDSATHAWVECMVPGIGWTGLDPTNNVEALEQHIRVGIGRDYQDVSPLQGVYRGGKHTLDVKVSVTLLEQN, from the coding sequence GTGAAATACCAAATCGAGCATTTAAACGTACTTAACTATGAGGCACCAGTCGATCAAAGCTTAAATCAAATCCGCTTAAAGCCACGTACAGATGAGTGTCAGAGACTTCTCACATACAGACCCGAGATTACTCCAGTATCGCTAACAAAGGAATTTAGCGATTTATGGGGAAATAATGTGGAAAGCTTTTTCATTGCAGAGCCTCATAAGGAGCTGATTGTAAAGTCTACTTCTGTTGTGAGCATTCAAAAGAGTCCATTTATTCGTATGGTTCAATTCTCAGATGAAATGGATAAGATTTTTAAATCGGACTTATTCCATAATCACTATTTATCATTTTTGAATGATACGGACTCTACTTTTTTAACAAAACAACAAATGGATGAGGCGAATGCAGAGATTGGCGAGGAGTCAAATCCTGTTGAATATATGTTAAAGGTTATGAATTATATGTATGAAAAGTTTACGTATGATCCAGATGCAACGGTAGTGAATACGAGGGCAACTGAAGCGTTTGACTTAAAGCGTGGCGTTTGTCAGGATTTAACGCACGTGATGCTCGGTTTGCTTCGAGCTAAAGGTATTCCATCTCGATATGTGAGTGGATATTTATACGTCGGTGAGAACTCCGCGTTAGTCGGGGATTCCGCTACTCATGCTTGGGTAGAGTGTATGGTACCTGGCATTGGTTGGACAGGACTTGATCCAACGAATAACGTAGAGGCGTTAGAGCAGCACATTCGAGTGGGGATTGGACGCGATTATCAGGATGTTAGCCCACTGCAAGGCGTATATCGTGGTGGTAAACACACATTAGATGTAAAAGTATCGGTCACTCTCTTAGAGCAAAACTAA
- the coaA gene encoding type I pantothenate kinase — MTMGIIDNVSPFLSFTRKEWAALRESYPMEVTQEEVERLKGVNVALNLDEIADIYLPLTRLLHLHAIASQELYRSRNVFLKKQEKKVPYIIGIAGSVAVGKSTFARVLHTLMSRWDRHPRVDLVTTDGFLYPNAELEKRGIMNKKGFPESYNVQELLRVLAEIKSGKSVVEAPVYSHLTYDIIPGEKQVVEQPDIVIIEGINVLQPPKQQGGVYVSDYFDFSIYVDAAEEDIFTWYVERFKSLRQTAFRNPESYFRKYAELTDEEADATAKDIWQRINQPNLRNNILPTRQRADLILRKGDHHFVSEILMRKI, encoded by the coding sequence ATGACTATGGGAATTATCGATAACGTATCACCGTTTTTATCGTTTACTCGCAAAGAGTGGGCGGCGCTTCGAGAGTCGTATCCGATGGAGGTTACACAAGAAGAAGTCGAACGTTTAAAGGGAGTTAACGTTGCACTAAATTTAGATGAAATTGCTGATATATATTTGCCGTTAACACGGCTTTTACACCTGCATGCTATCGCATCGCAGGAGCTTTATCGTAGCCGAAATGTCTTTTTAAAAAAGCAGGAGAAGAAGGTCCCGTATATTATTGGGATTGCGGGAAGCGTTGCAGTTGGTAAAAGTACGTTTGCCCGTGTTTTACATACGCTTATGTCTCGCTGGGATCGTCATCCTCGCGTTGACTTAGTGACGACAGACGGCTTTTTATATCCGAATGCAGAGCTTGAGAAGCGCGGAATTATGAATAAAAAAGGGTTCCCTGAGAGCTATAACGTTCAGGAGCTTTTACGTGTGTTAGCGGAGATTAAGTCTGGCAAATCGGTTGTAGAAGCGCCTGTTTACTCTCACTTAACCTACGATATTATTCCAGGCGAAAAACAAGTTGTGGAGCAGCCTGATATTGTTATTATCGAAGGGATTAATGTGTTGCAACCTCCAAAGCAGCAGGGCGGTGTTTACGTCTCTGACTACTTTGATTTTTCGATTTATGTTGATGCTGCGGAAGAGGATATTTTTACTTGGTACGTGGAACGTTTTAAGTCGTTACGACAGACGGCTTTCCGTAACCCGGAGTCTTATTTTAGGAAGTACGCCGAGCTTACGGACGAAGAAGCGGATGCAACCGCTAAGGACATTTGGCAACGAATCAATCAGCCGAATCTTCGTAATAATATACTACCAACAAGACAGCGCGCTGATTTAATTCTGCGCAAGGGAGATCATCACTTTGTCAGCGAGATTTTAATGCGCAAAATATAG
- a CDS encoding RidA family protein, which yields MTTKPIKTTEAPGAIGPYSQAIDTGEFIYTSGQIGLDPATGEMVEGGVEAQAHRVMQNVEAVLRAGGVEMSNIVKTLIFLQDINDFAKVNEIYASYLSEPYPARSAVEVAKMPKGALVEVEVIAKK from the coding sequence ATGACGACAAAACCAATTAAAACAACAGAAGCACCAGGAGCAATCGGTCCATATTCACAGGCAATTGATACTGGAGAATTCATTTATACTTCCGGTCAAATCGGTTTAGACCCTGCGACGGGAGAAATGGTAGAAGGTGGAGTAGAAGCACAGGCTCATCGTGTTATGCAAAACGTCGAGGCCGTGTTGAGGGCTGGCGGGGTAGAGATGAGTAACATCGTGAAGACGCTGATCTTTTTACAGGACATCAATGACTTTGCTAAGGTCAATGAGATTTATGCTTCATACTTAAGCGAGCCATACCCAGCTAGAAGTGCTGTTGAGGTAGCGAAGATGCCGAAGGGTGCTTTAGTTGAAGTAGAGGTAATTGCGAAGAAGTAA